A genome region from Meleagris gallopavo isolate NT-WF06-2002-E0010 breed Aviagen turkey brand Nicholas breeding stock chromosome 7, Turkey_5.1, whole genome shotgun sequence includes the following:
- the LOC100549829 gene encoding TGF-beta receptor type-2-like isoform X1: MGCWRRLGLLSLLLLSFSCCAGARRSLKTNLCKWCDSTPPACEREVCYSNCNLNSYCEDPFEICVAIWRQDNDSIRISTLCHNPHRPIENLMVPNYNTSRCIMTHQPSDDGIIYICGCVDEQECNDKLIFENHTNGYSMLQSKEVIPVAAISLLPPLLVAVMITVIFYLCRTQKQRKRAKSWVGKQGQGPALQEPGRAAERDEKLSVLMDDGPATMNPTCANSLNHNTELLPIELDEMVGKGQFAEVWRAKLNHSSSGQYETVAVKIFPCEEYSSWKNESQIFTDASLKHDSVLQFLTAEDRGSGPRREYWLITAYHSRGNLKDYLSRHILSWMDLQKMAGSLVNGVAHLHSDYTACGRPKIPIAHRDIKSTNILVKNEQECVICDFGIAIRLDPSLTADDFANSGQVGTARYMAPEVLESRVNLEDLESFKQMDVYSMALVLWEMASRCEVVGEVKNYELPFGSKVQEQPCVDTMRDIVLHGRGRPEIPSSWLVHQGMRFLCDTITECWDHDPEARLTAHCVAERFNLMAQMDCDDILNNNTDNEVGKTASAGGEQQDNDGSRSMP, encoded by the exons ATGGGTTGCTGGAGGCGACTGGGTCTGctttccttgctgctgctgtccttct CCTGCTGTGCTGGTGCACGCCGCAGCCTGAAGACCAACCTGTGCAAGTGGTGTGACTCCACGCCGCCAGCCTGTGAGCGGGAGGTGTGCTACAGCAACTGCAACCTCAACTCCTACTGCGAGGACCCCTTTGAGATCTGCGTGGCCATATG GAGACAGGACAACGACAGCATCAGGATCAGCACACTCTGCCACAACCCCCACCGCCCCATAGAGAACCTCATGGTCCCCAACTACAACACCTCACGCTGCATCATGACCCACCAGCCCAGCGATGATGGTATCATCTACATCTGTGGCTGTGTGGATGAGCAGGAGTGCAACGATAAGCTTATCTTTGAAAATCATACTAATG GCTACTCCATGCTGCAGAGCAAGGAGGTCATCCCGGTGGCTGCCATCAGCCTCCTGCCGCCGCTGCTGGTGGCGGTGATGATCACCGTCATCTTCTACCTCTGCCGCACACAGAAGCAACGCAAGAGAGCCAAGAGCTGGGTTGGGAAGCAGGGGCAGGgtccagcactgcaggagccaGGCAGGGCTGCCGAACGGGACGAGAAGCTGTCCGTGCTGATGGATGATGGCCCGGCCACCATGAACCCCACCTGCGCCAACAGCCTCAACCACAACACCGAGCTGCTGCCCATTGAGCTGGATGAGATGGTGGGCAAGGGGCAATTTGCGGAGGTGTGGAGGGCTAAGCTGAAccacagcagctcagggcagTATGAGACAGTGGCAGTGAAGATCTTCCCCTGTGAGGAGTATTCTTCCTGGAAGAACGAGAGCCAGATCTTCACGGATGCCAGCCTCAAGCATGACAGTGTTCTGCAGTTCCTCACGGCTGAGGACAGGGGCTCAGGGCCACGCAGGGAATACTGGCTCATCACTGCCTACCACAGCAGGGGCAACCTCAAGGACTATCTCTCCAGACACATCCTGAGTTGGATGGACCTGCAAAAAATGGCAGGGTCACTGGTGAACGGGGTGGCCCATCTTCACAGTGATTACACAGCCTGTGGCCGGCCGAAAATCCCCATTGCTCACAGGGACATCAAAAGCACCAACATCCTGGTGAAGAACGAGCAGGAGTGTGTGATCTGTGACTTCGGCATTGCCATACGCCTTGACCCCTCACTGACGGCAGATGACTTTGCTAACAGCGGGCAG GTGGGCACTGCCAGGTACATGGCCCCAGAGGTCCTGGAGTCCAGGGTGAACCTGGAAGATCTGGAGTCTTTCAAGCAGATGGACGTCTATTCCATGGCCCTCGTTCTGTGGGAAATGGCCTCCAGATGTGAAGTGGTGGGAG AGGTAAAGAATTACGAGCTGCCTTTTGGGTCAAAAGTGCAAGAGCAACCCTGTGTGGACACCATGAGAGACATTGTGCTGCATGGCAGAGGGCGGCCCGAGATCCCTAGCAGCTGGCTGGTGCACCAG GGGATGCGCTTCCTGTGTGACACCATCACGGAGTGCTGGGACCACGACCCCGAGGCCCGCCTCACCGCACACTGCGTGGCCGAGCGCTTCAACCTGATGGCGCAGATGGATTGCGACGACATCCTCAACAACAACACGGACAACGAGGTCGGCAAAACAGCCTCTGCgggaggggagcagcaggaCAATGATGGGAGCAGGAGCATGCCGtga
- the LOC100549829 gene encoding TGF-beta receptor type-2-like isoform X2, giving the protein MMVSSTSVAVWMSRSATISLSLKIILMMSWAPQGSSFLRASLPTGYSMLQSKEVIPVAAISLLPPLLVAVMITVIFYLCRTQKQRKRAKSWVGKQGQGPALQEPGRAAERDEKLSVLMDDGPATMNPTCANSLNHNTELLPIELDEMVGKGQFAEVWRAKLNHSSSGQYETVAVKIFPCEEYSSWKNESQIFTDASLKHDSVLQFLTAEDRGSGPRREYWLITAYHSRGNLKDYLSRHILSWMDLQKMAGSLVNGVAHLHSDYTACGRPKIPIAHRDIKSTNILVKNEQECVICDFGIAIRLDPSLTADDFANSGQVGTARYMAPEVLESRVNLEDLESFKQMDVYSMALVLWEMASRCEVVGEVKNYELPFGSKVQEQPCVDTMRDIVLHGRGRPEIPSSWLVHQGMRFLCDTITECWDHDPEARLTAHCVAERFNLMAQMDCDDILNNNTDNEVGKTASAGGEQQDNDGSRSMP; this is encoded by the exons ATGATGGTATCATCTACATCTGTGGCTGTGTGGATGAGCAGGAGTGCAACGATAAGCTTATCTTTGAAAATCATACTAATG ATGTCGTGGGCCCCTCAAGGCAGCTCCTTCCTCCGTGCTTCCCTCCCCACAGGCTACTCCATGCTGCAGAGCAAGGAGGTCATCCCGGTGGCTGCCATCAGCCTCCTGCCGCCGCTGCTGGTGGCGGTGATGATCACCGTCATCTTCTACCTCTGCCGCACACAGAAGCAACGCAAGAGAGCCAAGAGCTGGGTTGGGAAGCAGGGGCAGGgtccagcactgcaggagccaGGCAGGGCTGCCGAACGGGACGAGAAGCTGTCCGTGCTGATGGATGATGGCCCGGCCACCATGAACCCCACCTGCGCCAACAGCCTCAACCACAACACCGAGCTGCTGCCCATTGAGCTGGATGAGATGGTGGGCAAGGGGCAATTTGCGGAGGTGTGGAGGGCTAAGCTGAAccacagcagctcagggcagTATGAGACAGTGGCAGTGAAGATCTTCCCCTGTGAGGAGTATTCTTCCTGGAAGAACGAGAGCCAGATCTTCACGGATGCCAGCCTCAAGCATGACAGTGTTCTGCAGTTCCTCACGGCTGAGGACAGGGGCTCAGGGCCACGCAGGGAATACTGGCTCATCACTGCCTACCACAGCAGGGGCAACCTCAAGGACTATCTCTCCAGACACATCCTGAGTTGGATGGACCTGCAAAAAATGGCAGGGTCACTGGTGAACGGGGTGGCCCATCTTCACAGTGATTACACAGCCTGTGGCCGGCCGAAAATCCCCATTGCTCACAGGGACATCAAAAGCACCAACATCCTGGTGAAGAACGAGCAGGAGTGTGTGATCTGTGACTTCGGCATTGCCATACGCCTTGACCCCTCACTGACGGCAGATGACTTTGCTAACAGCGGGCAG GTGGGCACTGCCAGGTACATGGCCCCAGAGGTCCTGGAGTCCAGGGTGAACCTGGAAGATCTGGAGTCTTTCAAGCAGATGGACGTCTATTCCATGGCCCTCGTTCTGTGGGAAATGGCCTCCAGATGTGAAGTGGTGGGAG AGGTAAAGAATTACGAGCTGCCTTTTGGGTCAAAAGTGCAAGAGCAACCCTGTGTGGACACCATGAGAGACATTGTGCTGCATGGCAGAGGGCGGCCCGAGATCCCTAGCAGCTGGCTGGTGCACCAG GGGATGCGCTTCCTGTGTGACACCATCACGGAGTGCTGGGACCACGACCCCGAGGCCCGCCTCACCGCACACTGCGTGGCCGAGCGCTTCAACCTGATGGCGCAGATGGATTGCGACGACATCCTCAACAACAACACGGACAACGAGGTCGGCAAAACAGCCTCTGCgggaggggagcagcaggaCAATGATGGGAGCAGGAGCATGCCGtga